The following nucleotide sequence is from Candidatus Eisenbacteria bacterium.
GCTCGGCTACTCGCCGAGCAATCTCAGCTTCGCGGCATTCAACGCCGGCACCACGAGCTTCGTCCCGGGTCCGGCGACGATCGACAGCTTCCTCTCCGGCATTCACATCGCCGGCACCGACCTCGGCACCAATCTCATGCCGCGGTTCGTGAGCAACTCGGTGACGACGTTCGCGCTCGCCACGCCGCTGCTGGGCCCCGGCGACTACTGCTTCATGATCCAGCAGACCAGCAACCTCGTGCAGTCCTACTCGCTCGAGTTCGTGATCGAGGCGCCGGTGCCGACCGAGACGCGGACCTGGGGAGCGATCAAAGCGTTGTATCGGTAGCAGGGGGAACAGCCGCCCGGCCGGGGGCGCGTCGCACTCGCGAGCGCCCCGCGGCGGGCGTTTTTCGTACGCCTGCGATAGCCTCGCCCCACGGTACGAATCCTCCGCCCGGCCCCGAGGCTTCCCGCGTGATCTATCTCGAACTGCTCCGAATCTTCATTCGACGCAAGCTGTTCATGCTGATGCCGATGAGCGTGCGCCTGCGATGGCTGCGCGAGGACGGCGTGAAGATCGGCTCGAACTGCATCGTGCACACGCCGTATTTCTCGGTCGAGCCCTATCTGATCGAGCTCGGCGATCGCGTGCTGGTGTCGGCCGGCACCGAGTTCATCACGCATGACGCGGCCGGGCATCTGTTCCCCGAGGTGCAGGACTTCGGGCTCTACGGCCGCATCGTGGTCGGCAGCAATACCTTCTTCGGCATCAAATGCCTGGTGCTGCCGGGGGCGCGCATCGGCGCGAATTGCGTGATCGGCTCGGGTGCCGTGGTGCGCGGTGTGATCCCCGAGGGCTCGGTGGTGATGGGCAACCCGGCCGAGGTCGTGATGAAGACCGAGATGCTCAAGGCGCTGATGCTCCACAGCAAGGGGCGCATGGCGACCGCGCACCTGAGCATCAAGGAGAAGCGCGAAGCGCTCTGCAAGCATTTCGGCATCGCCTGACCGGGTGGCCGCGATGCTAGACTTGGCGCGATTGTCGCGAGGTCTCGCGGGCCGGATTTCTGCCCCGCGACACCGCGCGCCCAACCTCATGGAGCCCCCACCGATGCGCTTCCGCACGTCCTCCGCTGCTCGCACCCTGCTCGTCACCGCATCGTTCGCGCTCGTCCTTGCGGCCCCGGCGGCGTTCGCCAAACCGATGCTGTTTCCGCCGCTTCCGAATGGCCGGCAGGAGACGCGCGAGGAGTTCGACGTTGCGCCCTACCTGTCCGCCTGGAAGGCGGCGAGGCTCGCGCACGAGCGCGCGACCGCGCAGCCGGCGACGCTCAATCAGCAGCAGTACGACGCACACTGGTACGACTTGAACCTCACCTTCACGCAGGCGGGCAGCCAGGTCGCGGGCACCGTTCGCATGAAGGCGTCGGTGGTGAGCGGCCCGATCTCGGTGGTCGAGCTCAATTTCTACGCGAACATGGTGATGGATGCCGCCACCTCGGCCGGCGGCGCGACCACCTGGAGCCGCGTGGGAAATCTCCTCACGCTCAACCTCGATCGCGCCTACGCCACCGGTGAGCTGGTCGACGTCACGCTCACCTATCACGGTAATCCGACTGCGGCCGGCTACTTCGTGTTCCAGACCGTGAACGGGCGGCCGCTGATCTGGAGCCTCTCCGAGGCCTACGGTGCGCGGAGCTGGTGGCCGTGCAAGGACATTCCCGAAGACAAGGCGGACTCGGTCGACATTCACTTCACCACCGCGTCGACGCAGACCGTCGCCTCGAACGGTCGCTTCGTGAGCCGCGTGCCGTCGGGCGGCACCGCGACCACCCACTGGCACGAGGGCTACCCGATCGCGACCTATCTGGTTTCGATCGCGGCCTACCCCTACACCGTGACCGACGACTGGTATCGCCCGACGCCGACCGACTCGATGCTGATCCGTTTCTACAACTATCCGGAGTCGGCGGCCGGCGCGGCGCCGGTGCAGGCCAAGGTCAAGAACATGATGGCGGCGTTCGCCACGCGCTTCGGTGAGTACCCGTTCATCACCGAGAAGTACGGGCACGCGCAGTTCCAGTACGGCGGCGGCATGGAACACCAGACCATCACGGGGCTCGGTACCTTCAACGAGTCGGTGGTGGCGCACGAACTCGCACACCAGTGGTGGGGCGATCTCGTCACCTGTCGCGACTTCCATCACATCTGGTTGAACGAAGGCTTCGCGAGCTACGGTGAGGCGCTGTGGTGGGAAGCGACCGCCGGAGTAGCCGCCTACAAGGCCGACCTGAACGCGAGCCGCTACACCGGGCCCGGCACGGTGTGGGTGCCGGACGAAACCGACGAGAGCCGGATCTTCGACGGCAATCTCAGCTACAACAAGGGTTCGTGGGTGTTGCACATGCTGCGCCACGTGCTCGGCGACGCCGCGTTCTTCGCGTCGCTGCAGCAGTACCACACCACGTGGGGCTATCAGAGTGCGGTGACCGAGGACTTCCGCGACGTGTGCGAGAGCGTCTCGGGGCGCGACCTCGACGCGTTCTTCCAGCAGTGGATCTACGGCGAGTTCTTCCCCGTCTATCGCCCGACCTGGGCGGCGGTGGCGGCGGGTGGCGGCGGCTGGGACGTCACGCTTCAGCTCGAACAGACTCAGAGCGGACAGCTCTTCCACATGCCGGTCGACGTCACACTCACGACCGCCGCCGGCGAGACCACGTTTGTCATCCATGATTCGCTCGCGACGCAGACCTTTGTGCTGCACGTGAACGACGCACCGACGCTGCTCGAGATCGACAAGGACGACTGGATCCTGAAGAGCGTCGAGACCACGGTCTCGAACCCCACGTTCGAGCGCGGCGTCCTGCTCGTGAACGGCGTCGACTGGGCGACCTACGGCACCGAGATCACGAGCGCCTACACCGATCACGCGTTTTCGGGCCCCTACACGGTCGACTTCTGGGATGCCTTTGCGACGCCTGCGGGGGGCTATCCCGCGGCACTTCCGGCGCCGCTCGGCCACGGCGAGGTTCCGCCTGACGTGCTCGGGCACTATCGCAATGTGATCTGGGTCGGCAACAACTTCGGCGGCGACCTGGCGGCCTGGCAGGAAACACCGGTGCTGTCCTACTTGCGAGTCGGCGGCAACCTGCTCCTGATGACGCGCCAGGGGGAGAGCTTCCTCGACGATTCGCTGCGCACCTACCTGGGCATCAACTGGACGAACACCGGAGCGACGTTGTTCGACTGCCTGGCGACTCGGCCAGGACTC
It contains:
- a CDS encoding acyltransferase; its protein translation is MIYLELLRIFIRRKLFMLMPMSVRLRWLREDGVKIGSNCIVHTPYFSVEPYLIELGDRVLVSAGTEFITHDAAGHLFPEVQDFGLYGRIVVGSNTFFGIKCLVLPGARIGANCVIGSGAVVRGVIPEGSVVMGNPAEVVMKTEMLKALMLHSKGRMATAHLSIKEKREALCKHFGIA